The following are from one region of the Microbacterium sp. cx-55 genome:
- a CDS encoding TetR/AcrR family transcriptional regulator yields MSEASPPRSRENTRARLLTAASEVFAESGFDGASVEAICERAGFTRGAFYSNFASKDELFFGLVQQVSDAKLERVTTRVRELESEGLPAMTPAELVLRVLDIEHEERLGVVLMSEIRTNAMRDRRLAAAYLEWDAAMTERVAQIIADLARTYSLRLRMPVLDAARFVLQNWDATCVHAVIAGLGTADTLRLVTERTAALAAAIAD; encoded by the coding sequence ATGAGCGAAGCGTCTCCTCCGCGCAGTCGTGAGAACACCCGCGCACGTCTGCTGACCGCCGCATCCGAGGTCTTCGCCGAGTCGGGATTCGACGGCGCCTCGGTCGAGGCGATCTGCGAACGCGCCGGATTCACCCGCGGCGCGTTCTACTCGAACTTCGCCTCCAAGGACGAGCTGTTCTTCGGACTGGTGCAGCAGGTGTCCGACGCCAAGCTCGAGCGGGTGACGACGCGAGTGCGCGAGCTCGAGAGCGAAGGGCTGCCGGCCATGACGCCGGCGGAGCTCGTGCTGCGGGTGCTCGACATCGAGCACGAGGAGCGACTCGGCGTCGTGCTCATGAGCGAGATCCGCACGAACGCGATGCGCGATCGACGACTCGCGGCGGCGTACCTGGAATGGGATGCCGCCATGACCGAGCGGGTCGCCCAGATCATCGCCGACCTCGCCCGCACCTACTCCCTGCGCCTGCGGATGCCGGTGCTCGACGCCGCTCGATTCGTTCTGCAGAACTGGGATGCGACGTGTGTGCACGCCGTGATCGCCGGACTCGGCACCGCCGACACCCTGCGCCTGGTCACCGAGCGCACCGCCGCGCTCGCCGCCGCCATCGCCGACTGA